In SAR324 cluster bacterium, one genomic interval encodes:
- a CDS encoding ParA family protein, which yields MSAGGQINEAYGQDCQESTIIEFPYTYRLVPSTREKQRIKETVESNILKKLGEITGHKNLNQIKGNLKILVVEVSGYSSPESRDLESLSILPENVSEINKNFGVQRALVFKEASLDMLTQMGVNSDNITILGNEKQFTKDDLIALNKIAGNDETSTPDLQQIYNLLRRYNDGQAADIEGLDTLKSIMDSKKRVEIRLCYEKISSVTAPSSPVVPVALPEVSNKTESVSQGESGKKDQPQIQIPQSTNVAPIGSAVDNTTQANTEALIPDATLPEIGLTEGLQPQISESDNPVMEENPATDRSESDDSDLPIVKTIVFVFVVLVLSGIVWLLYKKGVFQKNIVYSLDGIPEYDRRTGSFTSHSQTHTLTNTTQRMQEESEPEIEVPKEAFISTNRDTTIIPQHLEILTIVSSRGGSGRTSLVASFAHMLASCGFKTLLVDMDILTHGLTYLILTNPDTQIPNTMSRMVAKRSDLNIVPLMVSDQIENNLFILPSATLKEKQRWNLDKTLNDQTNLTAYLRKILTDIRSQYGFDYVIVDPESGVDVLSVSSALAADSYVVVTESDRPSWNMNDQLLVTLREAAPQLDHHFHELGFVINKNTLPEDAIVTHLAERWKLSHLGTLAWNEKVKENFQKAMNPIGNHPGASWFKSFMDLFTEIYLTDDWSDDAKAKLNTIVEQNTKIWQF from the coding sequence ATGTCAGCGGGCGGACAGATTAATGAAGCCTATGGTCAGGACTGTCAAGAATCGACAATCATTGAATTTCCCTATACTTATCGACTGGTTCCTTCTACCAGAGAAAAACAACGCATCAAGGAAACTGTAGAATCTAATATTCTAAAAAAACTGGGTGAGATCACTGGTCATAAAAATTTAAATCAAATTAAGGGAAATTTAAAAATTTTAGTGGTTGAAGTTAGCGGATATTCATCACCTGAATCAAGGGACCTGGAAAGTTTATCAATTCTTCCGGAAAATGTCAGTGAGATCAATAAGAATTTTGGTGTTCAACGAGCATTGGTGTTCAAAGAAGCAAGTCTTGATATGCTGACTCAAATGGGCGTGAACTCAGATAACATCACTATTTTGGGAAATGAAAAACAATTTACAAAAGATGATTTGATCGCCTTAAACAAAATTGCGGGAAATGATGAAACGTCAACGCCTGATCTTCAACAAATCTATAACTTGCTGAGACGATACAATGATGGGCAAGCTGCGGATATTGAGGGACTGGATACGCTTAAATCAATTATGGATTCCAAAAAGCGGGTTGAGATTCGACTCTGTTATGAAAAAATCAGCAGTGTCACAGCACCATCATCACCGGTTGTTCCGGTTGCTCTTCCTGAAGTATCAAATAAGACAGAATCTGTTTCTCAAGGTGAATCTGGAAAAAAAGATCAACCCCAAATTCAGATACCACAATCAACGAATGTCGCACCAATAGGATCTGCTGTAGATAATACAACTCAAGCAAATACAGAAGCACTCATTCCTGATGCTACGCTACCAGAGATTGGTTTGACTGAAGGTCTCCAGCCTCAAATATCGGAGTCAGACAATCCAGTGATGGAGGAAAATCCAGCCACTGACCGGAGTGAATCAGATGATTCAGATTTACCAATTGTCAAAACAATCGTATTTGTCTTTGTTGTTTTGGTTTTGAGCGGAATTGTTTGGCTGTTATACAAAAAAGGAGTGTTTCAGAAAAATATAGTGTATTCGCTGGATGGTATTCCTGAATATGACAGACGAACAGGATCTTTTACATCCCACTCTCAAACTCACACTCTGACAAATACTACGCAAAGAATGCAGGAAGAATCAGAACCTGAAATAGAGGTGCCTAAAGAAGCCTTTATTTCCACCAATCGGGACACAACCATTATTCCACAACATCTTGAAATATTGACGATTGTCAGTAGTCGTGGCGGTTCAGGTAGAACCAGTCTGGTCGCCTCTTTTGCTCACATGCTTGCCTCATGTGGCTTTAAGACCTTGCTGGTGGATATGGATATTTTGACGCATGGATTGACTTATTTGATCCTCACAAATCCAGATACACAAATACCAAATACCATGTCCAGGATGGTAGCAAAGCGATCGGATTTAAATATTGTTCCATTGATGGTCTCAGATCAAATTGAAAACAACCTCTTTATTTTACCAAGTGCGACATTGAAGGAAAAGCAAAGGTGGAATCTTGATAAAACATTGAATGACCAAACAAACTTGACTGCATATTTGAGGAAAATATTGACGGATATCAGAAGCCAATATGGCTTTGATTATGTGATTGTGGATCCGGAAAGTGGTGTAGATGTTTTGAGTGTGAGTTCTGCTCTGGCCGCGGATTCCTATGTTGTTGTTACAGAGTCAGACCGGCCTTCCTGGAATATGAATGATCAACTGCTTGTGACCTTGAGAGAAGCGGCGCCACAATTGGATCATCATTTCCATGAACTGGGATTTGTTATCAACAAAAACACTCTCCCGGAAGATGCCATTGTCACTCATTTAGCTGAACGTTGGAAATTGTCACATCTGGGAACGCTGGCATGGAATGAAAAAGTGAAAGAAAATTTTCAAAAAGCCATGAACCCCATTGGCAATCATCCGGGGGCAAGCTGGTTTAAGTCATTCATGGACTTGTTCACGGAAATTTATTTAACGGATGACTGGTCTGATGATGCAAAAGCAAAATTGAATACGATTGTGGAGCAAAACACTAAAATATGGCAGTTTTAA
- the fliG gene encoding flagellar motor switch protein FliG, producing the protein MSVGKMTGPKKAAILLLAMGEEGASEIMKNLEESEIQQVGYYMTRFTDVSPEELDIVLEEYYRKSVIQEEGVNISASGDFVRNALTKALGTERARDLVDNLKAHQEEGALDSLKWMDPKIIASYIVNEHPQTIALIMAHLTDMEQASTVLRELPENLQADVVYRMAVLESIPPGVIAEMDEVLSEEMKTAGGIGTKVGGVESVAEILNTLDKASETRILATIEESNPDLAEQIRELMFTFDDLVLIDSRQMQMVLKEIDQSELILALKTASESVKELIFSSMSSRAAEMIKEDLEVMGPVKVSDVEGAQQKIIQIVRKMEDEGKIVVSGRGGGSEVV; encoded by the coding sequence ATGAGTGTTGGGAAAATGACCGGACCCAAAAAAGCCGCAATTCTGTTGCTGGCCATGGGAGAAGAAGGCGCTTCGGAGATCATGAAAAATCTGGAGGAATCTGAAATCCAGCAAGTTGGTTATTACATGACACGTTTCACAGACGTCTCTCCTGAAGAGCTCGATATCGTGCTTGAAGAATATTACAGAAAATCCGTCATTCAGGAAGAAGGTGTCAATATCAGCGCATCCGGCGATTTTGTGCGCAATGCCTTGACCAAGGCTCTTGGAACAGAACGTGCCAGAGATCTGGTGGATAACCTCAAAGCACATCAGGAAGAAGGCGCTCTTGATTCACTTAAGTGGATGGACCCCAAAATCATTGCCAGTTACATTGTCAACGAGCATCCCCAAACAATCGCGTTGATCATGGCTCACCTTACCGACATGGAACAGGCCTCCACCGTGTTGCGAGAACTGCCAGAAAACCTTCAGGCAGATGTCGTGTATCGTATGGCGGTTCTGGAAAGTATTCCTCCTGGTGTTATCGCTGAAATGGACGAAGTGCTTTCTGAAGAAATGAAAACCGCTGGCGGTATTGGAACCAAGGTTGGAGGTGTGGAATCTGTGGCTGAAATTCTCAATACCCTGGATAAAGCCTCCGAAACCCGGATTCTGGCCACCATCGAGGAAAGTAATCCCGACCTGGCAGAACAAATTCGGGAATTGATGTTTACCTTTGATGATTTGGTACTCATCGACAGTCGACAGATGCAGATGGTACTCAAAGAAATCGATCAGTCAGAACTTATTCTGGCATTGAAAACTGCCAGCGAATCAGTCAAGGAATTGATTTTCAGCAGCATGTCTTCTCGTGCGGCTGAAATGATCAAAGAAGATCTTGAAGTGATGGGACCTGTAAAAGTTTCGGATGTTGAAGGTGCCCAACAAAAAATTATTCAGATCGTTCGAAAGATGGAAGACGAAGGAAAAATTGTGGTCAGTGGGCGAGGAGGTGGCTCCGAAGTGGTTTAA
- the tssC gene encoding type VI secretion system contractile sheath large subunit gives MERIRLVYSKDESDDVELPYRVLVLGDFSLKCQGEDLDGIKPVMIDLMNFDEILTSMDITLRLRVTDYLTQQENSSIDIILPLRSLDSFSPDGVIQANPVLRQIVRLQQNLIRSKQASAVDTPDEKSLDNLPEGFWASLILGHNEVTKENIDLILAEIDHRLTLQMDEILHQEEFQKLESAWRSLFFLVKQIKGGENCEILVMDLDQNSLLQDFESSSEILDSFLYKITYTDELGSFGGHPYGVIVANYQFGLEAEDLYLLRCCGEVASACYAPFIAGAQPTLLGLEDFSELITAKNLADNIEKNLRFAKWRSVRSHQSSRFIGLTLPEFLLRKPYDYKSAYIRSFPYVESSEYLWGNASFALASCMIRSFIKYRWPLDIIGSDGGRVDDLIWPRENAISKDQVIIPLKILMTDRVEGELTKLGFIPLTYQKGNQIVSFESGNSIQAALVDSGSENSHSLDQRLAVQIPYLLIVCRLSHYIKVIQRDNIGSSKNRQQLEDELNSWLIQYVSDMENPSAEVRARRPLRRARLSVAADEENPSQYKMELTVIPHFRYMGAAFSLSLLGKL, from the coding sequence ATGGAACGTATCAGGCTAGTTTATTCCAAAGACGAATCGGATGATGTTGAACTTCCATACCGTGTTTTGGTTTTGGGCGATTTTTCCCTGAAATGCCAGGGGGAAGATTTAGACGGCATTAAGCCGGTTATGATTGATTTGATGAATTTTGATGAAATTCTCACATCAATGGATATTACCTTGCGGTTAAGAGTCACTGACTATTTGACCCAACAGGAAAACTCTTCAATTGATATCATTCTTCCCTTGAGAAGTCTTGATTCATTCAGTCCTGATGGTGTGATTCAGGCAAATCCGGTTTTAAGACAAATTGTACGGTTACAGCAAAATCTGATCAGATCGAAGCAAGCTTCTGCTGTTGATACTCCGGATGAAAAAAGTCTGGACAATTTACCAGAAGGATTCTGGGCAAGTCTGATTTTAGGACATAATGAAGTCACAAAAGAAAATATTGATCTGATTTTAGCGGAAATCGATCACAGACTGACTCTTCAGATGGATGAAATCCTGCATCAGGAAGAATTTCAGAAACTGGAGTCTGCCTGGCGATCCTTGTTTTTTTTGGTCAAACAGATTAAGGGTGGTGAAAACTGCGAAATTCTGGTGATGGACCTGGATCAAAATTCATTATTACAGGATTTTGAAAGTAGTTCTGAGATTCTGGATTCATTTCTTTACAAGATCACCTACACAGATGAGTTGGGGTCTTTTGGCGGGCATCCGTATGGTGTGATAGTTGCCAATTATCAATTTGGTCTGGAGGCAGAAGATTTATATCTGCTTCGTTGTTGTGGCGAAGTTGCAAGTGCCTGTTATGCCCCATTCATTGCAGGTGCACAGCCAACGTTATTAGGTTTGGAAGACTTTTCTGAATTAATCACGGCAAAAAATCTGGCAGACAACATTGAAAAAAATCTGAGGTTCGCAAAATGGCGGTCTGTAAGAAGTCATCAATCTTCCAGATTCATCGGTTTGACACTCCCGGAGTTTCTGCTACGAAAACCTTATGATTACAAATCGGCGTACATTCGAAGTTTCCCCTACGTAGAAAGTTCAGAATATCTTTGGGGAAATGCCTCATTTGCACTGGCATCCTGCATGATCAGAAGTTTTATAAAGTACCGCTGGCCTCTGGATATCATAGGCTCGGATGGGGGCCGTGTTGATGATTTGATTTGGCCCAGAGAGAATGCGATTTCAAAAGACCAGGTGATTATTCCATTAAAAATTCTGATGACGGACAGGGTGGAGGGGGAATTGACCAAGTTGGGGTTCATCCCACTGACGTATCAGAAAGGAAACCAGATTGTTTCATTTGAATCAGGCAATTCAATTCAGGCAGCATTGGTAGATTCAGGTAGTGAAAATTCACACTCACTGGATCAACGACTTGCGGTGCAAATTCCCTATTTACTGATAGTTTGCCGTTTGTCTCATTACATCAAAGTCATACAACGTGATAATATTGGTTCTTCGAAAAATCGCCAACAACTGGAAGACGAACTCAATAGCTGGTTGATTCAATATGTTTCAGACATGGAAAATCCATCAGCAGAGGTTCGAGCACGCAGGCCTTTACGGCGTGCCCGATTAAGCGTGGCAGCCGATGAGGAAAATCCATCTCAATATAAAATGGAACTCACAGTGATCCCGCATTTTCGCTATATGGGAGCTGCGTTTTCCTTATCATTACTTGGTAAACTATAA